The DNA segment ctgctgaGCTCCCTTGATCAACCAATGCTCGATGAaccatccttcccgccgtgacgagCGAAATCAcgatgggatcgttgtcatggggcacaacgtccttGAGATCTTTTTTGGTGaatgtgatgtccacgtcgggtgaATGATCCTCAAAAGTCTCTACTGACATTATGGACCTAGCATACTTCTTGCGTTGTGACGCAGTACACCCACCGCCCGAGAACCCACCCgctatggtatggacctcgccgtGTGTCCTGTCTGCTTTTCCACCAAGTAGTCCTTCAGGAAGCCATTCTTTACGAGTTCATCCAATTGGTGACCCAGCGCCAAGCAATTGTTAATATGATGCCCAAatgcctcgtggaattcgcaccatgattcTTTGTGGGGTCCCAGCGCCTTGTCAGACTTCACCGAtggcctcaacctgtcggctatgttgggcaccGCAATCAGATCTTTGAGTTCCATCACAAAGTTGTGCTTCGGTGGCCTGTTTCCTCCTCTCCTTTCCTCAGCTCGACCCCTAGGTTGGGTTCTCCTTGGCTCGTAGGCGCGCTTCCTTTCTGAGTGTTTTCTCTCTGTGGCGGCTTGGTGAACCCGAACAGGTTGCGTACGTATCTGTGCCTTGGGTCGCGCAGGCGCAGCGgtcgtgcacttctcgtatgTCTCACCTTCTGaggcaatatgctctaccgctcGT comes from the Phaseolus vulgaris cultivar G19833 chromosome 8, P. vulgaris v2.0, whole genome shotgun sequence genome and includes:
- the LOC137825202 gene encoding uncharacterized protein; protein product: MGMAMDWFISLPEGHVTSFAQLSQLFREQYLANRTPAPVSYDLFDVKQLQGETLKEYISRFGAQVVKVGTTEEPMIVYAFRKGVRPGSFSRMLNCSRPKTFAEIRRRAVEHIASEGETYEKCTTAAPARPKAQIRTQPVRVHQAATERKHSERKRAYEPRRTQPRGRAEERRGGNRPPKHNFVMELKDLIAVPNIADRLRPSVKSDKALGPHKESWCEFHEAFGHHINNCLALGHQLDELVKNGFLKDYLVEKQTGHTARSIP